The Nitrospira sp. sequence CTATCAAGAATGGAGCTTGGCAGGTTGGGCAAGCCTTGGGCACAGGACGGTCCCAGAGAGCATATTCACACTTGGGATAGTTACTGCAGGCGAAGAACGATCGGCCTTTGCGCGTTCGCTTCTGCACGAGATCACCGCCGCAGTCGGGCTGCGGACATTTGACACCCAACGCCAGGGCTTTCGTGGTCTTGCACTGCGGATAGCCGGAACAGGCGATGAACTTGCCGAAACGTCCTGTCTTGACGACCATTGGACTGCCGCATTTATCGCAGACCTGATCGGTCGTAAGCTCCTGCTTGGGCACGATCTTGATGGTGCCGTCCGGCAGCTTTTCAAAGTTCTGCGTATTCTTGCAGGGCGGATCGTCTTTGTACGCCGGGCAAGCGAGGAACTTGCCGTTCCGTCCCCATTTGATTTCCATCATCCGGCCGCACTTCTCGCATGGGATGTTCGTCGGAGGCTCGACCGTATCCTTGGGGCCGGGAATCGTCTTGGCCTTCTCCAGATCCGCCGCAAACGGGTTGTAAAAGTCCCGCACTGAATCGACCCATTGTTTGTTGCCTTCCTCCACTTCGTCGAGCTCTGCTTCCAAGTGCGACGTAAAATCGACATCGACGACGGCCGGAAATCCCTTCAAAAGGAAATCGTTGACCGTGCGGCCCGTTTCCGTCGGGATGAACCGCCCTTCGGTCTTTTCGACATATTTGCGGTCTTGGATCGTGGAGATGATCGTGGCGTAGGTGGACGGACGCCCAATCCCTTTTTCCTCCAGTTCCTTGATCAGGAGGGCTTCGTTATATCGGGGCGGCGGCTGCGTGAAATGCTGCTTCGAGGTCAGACCCGGAGCCGACTGCCCTTCCTGCTCGGCGAGCCGCAACCGCTCTCCTTCGGACAGAGCCGGCAGCTGGCGCTCGTCATCATCCGCCTCCTGATCGGCCTTCGGTTTCTGTGAAGGCAATTCCCTATCGATCCCTTCCATATAGACGATCGTGTGCCCGGGGAACTTCACGACGGTCCCGGTGGAACGGAAGAGATAATTTTCCTTGGTCTCAACCGGTGTTGAATCGATGCGGGTCACGTCCAAAATCGCCGGAACCATCTGCGAGGCGATGAATCGATTCCAGATCAACTTGTAGAGATTGTATTGATCCTGATCCAAATACTGGCGGATCGATTCAGGGTCGCGTCCCGCCGAGGTCGGCCGGATCGCTTCATGGGCTTCTTGGGCCGCCTTCGACGTCTTATAGACATTGGGCGTCGCGGGAAGATATTGCGCGCCGAAGCGCGACTGAATTACCTCGCGCGCATCGGCCGTCGCCTCATTCGAGATGCGAGGCGAGTCGGTTCTCATATAGGTGATGAGACCCGTCGCGCCTTCTGCGCCGATTTCGATCCCTTCATACAGTTGCTGTGCGAGCGTCATTGTTTTCTTGGGCGAGAAGTGCAGTTTTCGCGCCGCTTCCTGCTGCAGACGGCTCGTGATGAACGGCGCGACGGGGTTGCGCTTCTTTTCCCGACGCTCGATCGATTGGACGACGAATGCCTTCCCTTGAATATCGGCGACGATCCGGCCAGCTTGCTCACTGTTCTCGATCGACGCTTCCGCTCCGTTCATGCTGTGGAGCTTGGCCTCGAATGCGGGAGGATTGGCCCCGGCGAGCAGCGCGGTAATCGACCAGTACTCTTCGGTTCTGAACGCTTCCCGCTCCGCTTCGCGTTCGCAGATCAGCCGCATGGCCACCGACTGCACACGCCCCATGCTGAGTCCGCGCCGGACTTTATTCCAGAGCAACTGGCTGCCTTGATAGCCGACGATGCGATCCAAGATACGGCGCGCTTGCTGCGCATTGACCAACTTCATATCGATCTCGCCCGGCGACTGCAACGCCCGCTTGATCGCCGATTCCGTAATCTCATTGAACAGGACCCGGAAAATCTTTCCGTCCTTCTTTTTCTTTTTCGATTTGCCCAACAGCTCCTGTTCGAGGTGCCAAGCAATCGCCTCTCCTTCTCGGTCAGGGTCCGGCGCCAGAAAGACTTTGTCTGCCTCCTCAGCCTTCTTCTTGATTTCGGCTAACACCTTCGACTTGCCTTTGATGGTGACGTACTGCGGTTCGAAATCGTGTTCGAGATCGACACCCAATTTGCTGGTCGGCAGATCCTTGACGTGTCCCACCGACGCCATCACGGTGTACCCGCGGCCCAGATACTTCGTGATCGTTTTGGCTTTCGTCGGCGACTCAACGATGATCAGAGTTTTTGCCATGACAACTCCGTCTGTCTCACAAGGATTGTATCATCCGTACCAAATATCCGGGATTCGTGCAACTAGAATGGTGCTCGCCGCAGAAAAACACGGGCTAGAGACGAATGTAGTGTTGGCCAGGCAGCTGGCGAATCCGGCCGTTCAACTCGAGCGTCAGCAGCGTCGCCGCCACTTGCGCGGCGCTCAGTCCTGTCGTTTCGATCACGGCATCAACGGAACACGCCTCATAAGAGAGCGCTTCATACACCAACGTACCGTCGGTTCCTAGCGGCGCCTCCGCTTCGATCGCTGCACCATCAAAATGGAGCATCGTCCGTTGACGGGCGTCGATTTGTGGAAGGATCTCATCGAGGACATCCTGAGCTCCCTCGATCAGTTTCGCACCCTCCTTGATGAGGCGATTCGATCCACGGCAGGCCTCTTCTTTGATGGAACCAGGCACGGCGAAGACCTCTCGGCCTTGCTCCAGCGCCAACTTGGCTGTAATGAGCGAGCCGCTGTTGGTCGCCGCTTCACTGACCAACACGCCCAGCGAGAGTCCGCTGATGATCCGATTCCTCCGCGGGAAGTGATGACTTTACGGAGCCGCGCCGATCGGCAACTCAGAAATGACGGCTCCATGTGATTCGATGCTCCGCCTGAGCGCCTGGTGCTCCGAGGGATAGGTCCGATCGATGCCGCACCCCAATACGGCAATCGTGCGGCCCTTTCCCGCCAGGGCCCCTCGATGCGCCGCCGCATCGATTCCACGCGCCAGACCGCTCACGATCGTCACACCACATCCGGCGAGTTCTTTCGCAACCTCTTCCGTGACGATCCTTCCGGACGGAGTGGCCCGTCGTCCACCCACAATCGCCACCGCCACCTCGTCCTGCGGCAACAACGTCCCACTTACATACAACAACGGCGGGGGATCGGGAATCGCTCTGAGCCGCGCAGGGTATGATCGATCAAAGGTCGTGATCGTGTGAATCTTCAGGCGTCCGACGATCTTGACCTGACGATCGATCTGCCGCCGGATGTTCGACTCGGGCCCCTGCCGCACCGATTCGGCCAATTCCGGACTGCACCCCGCCAACCTCAAATCGTCCATTGCCGCTGACAGCACCGCATCGGGAGATCCAAACCGTTGCACCAATTTGAGGAGTGTGCGATCCCCGACGCCGTCGACGGCTTGGAGCGTGAGCCACGAGGTCAGTGACGCTTCGTCCATGTCGGTCTCATTGAACGATGGGGAATTGGTCTCAACGGCAGGAAGGTCGCACCCTGCTGAACGCGCTTCCGACGGAACGTGCCGGCCTGTACCGCACGAGACTAGAGAACGACCAGATCGTATTGCTCGAGATGCAATTGACTATCCGGCGTGATGATGATTTTCGCCGAACAATCGCGCTCCAGTACTTCCACCCCATGGCGCTCTTCGTCTTGCAGCAACTCGGCCACCGTCGGATGGGCTCCCACGATAATCCGTTGCTGATCGGACGCGGGTTCAATCCGTCGGATCTCGCGAAAAATTTCGTACACCACGGTCGTCGGAGACTTCGTATAGCCACGGCCTTCACAGTAACGGCAGGGCTCGGACAGCGAACGCAACAGATCCTCCCGGACACGCTCGCGGGAAATCTCGATCAAGCCGAGATCCGAGATCCTGGAGATCCTCGTCCGCGCCTTATCCGACGCCATGGCATCCACCAGCGCGTGGTAGACCTTATCCCGATTCTTTTCACGCTCCATATCGATGAAGTCGACGATGATGATGCCGCCGATGCCGCGCAGTTTGAGCTGATAGGCGACTTCCTTCGCCGCCTCCAGATTGTTCCGCAAGATGGTCTCTTCCTGATCCCGCTTTCCTACAAACCGCCCCGTATTGACGTCGATC is a genomic window containing:
- the topA gene encoding type I DNA topoisomerase gives rise to the protein MAKTLIIVESPTKAKTITKYLGRGYTVMASVGHVKDLPTSKLGVDLEHDFEPQYVTIKGKSKVLAEIKKKAEEADKVFLAPDPDREGEAIAWHLEQELLGKSKKKKKDGKIFRVLFNEITESAIKRALQSPGEIDMKLVNAQQARRILDRIVGYQGSQLLWNKVRRGLSMGRVQSVAMRLICEREAEREAFRTEEYWSITALLAGANPPAFEAKLHSMNGAEASIENSEQAGRIVADIQGKAFVVQSIERREKKRNPVAPFITSRLQQEAARKLHFSPKKTMTLAQQLYEGIEIGAEGATGLITYMRTDSPRISNEATADAREVIQSRFGAQYLPATPNVYKTSKAAQEAHEAIRPTSAGRDPESIRQYLDQDQYNLYKLIWNRFIASQMVPAILDVTRIDSTPVETKENYLFRSTGTVVKFPGHTIVYMEGIDRELPSQKPKADQEADDDERQLPALSEGERLRLAEQEGQSAPGLTSKQHFTQPPPRYNEALLIKELEEKGIGRPSTYATIISTIQDRKYVEKTEGRFIPTETGRTVNDFLLKGFPAVVDVDFTSHLEAELDEVEEGNKQWVDSVRDFYNPFAADLEKAKTIPGPKDTVEPPTNIPCEKCGRMMEIKWGRNGKFLACPAYKDDPPCKNTQNFEKLPDGTIKIVPKQELTTDQVCDKCGSPMVVKTGRFGKFIACSGYPQCKTTKALALGVKCPQPDCGGDLVQKRTRKGRSFFACSNYPKCEYALWDRPVPKACPTCQAPFLIEKVSKQDGRSVQCRNQDCGYREAG